Part of the Bubalus bubalis isolate 160015118507 breed Murrah chromosome 9, NDDB_SH_1, whole genome shotgun sequence genome is shown below.
GATTAATGGGGATTTATTGATAGATCAGGCTGGCCTCACCTAAACCCAGTGATCAATCTTAGCATTGCTAAAAGTAGGACAACCAGATATTATATTCCACCAAATATGATGCAATAAGAAGTACACAGCACCACCTATGAAGTGTTCTTGCCAAGAACAACTGAACCTGAATCTAATCAGTCTAACCACCAGTTTACTAGAAATATGGGAAATGGAGGAACACATGTTAAATGACCACATTGAGTTTACTGTTAACCAAATCTAGAATGAGAAAAAGTCTTTCAGAAAAATGACTCAATTTCCTCAACAAGaaaggacaattaaaaaaaaaaaaaaagaaaattgctgcAGATTAAATAGACATGAGACACATCAACCCAGTACAAGGCATGAAGTTATTTAGAATCTGATTCAAACAAGCCAAGCATAAGAAGATATGACTGCAACAATTGGGAGTAATAAACATGGTTTGGGCACTATCTAAAGGGTTGCTGTTAGGTGGGCTGATCTTAAGTTGTGTTGGTTGTAAGAAAGGTATTACAGTGTTTCgttttttaatctttgtatgtTAGAAAATCATACTGAAATATTTGTGGATGAAAGTACATCtaggatttttaatttaaaatgctgcAGGAAAAAATGTTGGGGCTTAGTCAAAAAATAGCAGATGTTGATAGTTGTTTAAGCGGGATAGTAGatacctggtggttcagtgtaCTATTCTCTATAATGCgtgtttgaaaatttccataatataatgttaaaagaaaatgtgaatataGTGAAGAGTTAATATCCACTCTAGTTTGTTGAAATACATTTCTTGACGTGTGATTCTTAGTTAACAAAATACTCAATATTACAGGGAAAGGACTCTTTGAAGGGACCTTCctggtcaaaattattttcataatgttaCATGCCCTCTTCATTTCATTTGCAATGAAGGTGCAAAAGCACTGGTGTGTAAAACTGCTGGTGTCTTAGCACAAATCAAGATGCTGGCATGGAGCTGTACTAATAGCCACTTTATGTTCTTTACTTTCAAAAactcacaggagaaaaaaaaaatcagttttacttaagaatgtccttgataaaacagtaaaaattattaattttattgattattGACCCTTGAGTACACCTTTTTAATACTCTACATGATGTAATGGGAAGCACGCATAAAGCACTTCTGCTGCAtcccaaaatagaaaaaatacttGGTGCCATGTATGAATTATAAGCTGAACTAGCTGCTTTCTTCATGGAAAACCTTttgtatttgaaagaaaaactaaaagataaaacTGTTGTGTTAAAGATCTGGATATCTGGCAGATCttttaacaaaaatgaataaagtgaaCCTTGACACCTCAAGGGAAACATTCAACAGTATGTGTTGccagtaaaataaaattcaggtgtTCAAGAGAAAGTTAGAACTTGTTATTTTCCACCATGAGCCTGACAGCTTCCCAACACTTAAAACTTTTTTGATGAGATCTATGGTgacatgaggagaaggcaatggcaccccactccagtacccttgcctggaaaatcccatggacggaggagcctggcagactgcagtccatggggtcgcgaagagttggacacaactgagtgacttcactttcacttttcactttcatgcattggagaaagaaatggcaacccactccagtgttcttgccttgagaatcccaggcacaggggagcctggtgggctgctgtctctggggtcgcacagagtcgaacatgactgaagcgacttagcagcagtagcagcatggtgACATGAACAAATATGGTTTTCTGATATTGTATAATGAAGCATATCAACATTTGGAATATCTGTATAACTGTTATCAAAGAaccaatattttctaaatgaccAATGCATGATGTTATAAAATCATGCCTGGGTAAAACAGCCATTCCAAGTACAAGATAGAGTAACAGATCCTTttaaattgtagtaaaatatagataacataaaatttgcccatttcagccatttttaggtgtacagttcagtggcattaagtacattgaTATTGTTGTGTGACTATGACCACTGTTCATCCTCCAGAACTTTTTTACCATACCAAACTAAAATTCTTTACCCATTAAATGGGGTAGTGATACCCCATTCTACCATCCCTCCAGTTCTTGGTAAGTagtgttctactttctgtctatgaATTCTGTGTTCCTTATAATGGATTTTAATGTGACAGTGTAAAAAGTTCATTGATgtagttttagattccacattgtaACCAATCCTTAAGAAGCTTTCCCTCATCAGATTTTGGTGTAGTTTAAGAATATCTAAAGTTAGCTGAAAAGTTTATTCAGGTATTCCTCCTTTTATAATTATACATCTCTGTAAGGCTAGATTTTCTTTATATACTCAACCAGAACAATATATCACCACAGAATTGAATGCAAAAAGCATATATGAGAATAGAGCTGACTTCTGTTAATCCAGACATtaaagatttgcaaaaatgtaaatcaaTGCCACTCTTCTCACCaaatctttttgttttggaaagtagttacattttcctaaaatgttatttatgttaacatgtaatggattttcttttttgttaagtgaattaatatttttaaatgttttcagttttaatttcaaaCATGATAAATATTGATAGGAATAATCAACTTTGGAGTCCTTAGTAAATAGTAAGAATATAAAGAGGTCCTACTTGTGAGTAGCATATAAAAGCCCAAACTAGAAGTTCTGATCTGAAAGAACAGAGTTCTAGTACTGGCTGCCATGAACCTGCTGAATGGCCTTAAATAATGATTTAACTTCTCAACATCTTCTAATTCATTTACTCAGTCCATGTCATAGAGCTATCAGAAACAAATTAAAGGTAAATAGTATtcactaggattttttttttttacgtcgcttagtcgtgtctgactctttgcgaccccgtggactgtagcccaccaggctcctctgtccatgggattttccaagcaagagtattggagtgggttgccatttctttctccataggatttttttttaaggtatattgGAAGAGAATATTACTTGTAAAATTTGGAATTCAATGAGTTAAGCCAGTTTGAGTTGCTTATATTGCCTGTCATCAGGTAGATGTTTCCTGTTAGGCAGGGAAATGTTTTGTTATCCCAGAAAATGAGTTTAGGAAAATTAGAGAACAGAGTTCCAAGAATTCTGGAAGATAGAACCAAAGTAAAAGATGGGTCAAAATTTAGAAAGGTGAGAGCTAATGGGTGTGGTAGTTAATAGGGAATTGTTTGCACCTGTTTTACAACTCCCTGACCTGTAGGGAAATCTAAGTTTGGGACAGAGTTTTCATTCATCATCATTGAAGTCATACTTGCATATTTCTAGACTgtattgttctttgtttttaaacctCATCCTTGGTTCTCTGGCTGATTTTGACTCCAAGGGCACAAGAGATTATAATCCCCGGCAGATGGCAGTTAGAGAGAAGGTGTTTGATGTAATCATCAGCTGCTTCAAGCGCCATGGTGCAGAAGTGATTGATACACCTGTATTTGAACTAAAGGTGAGAGACAGATTAGGAGAAATTATGTGGTGGAAGAATGGGAATACCAACAACAAAGAGGGTGGCAGGGGAGTGAGGCCCAAAGGCCTCTCTCTTAATGCAGACAAAGCTTGGTATTCTCCATGAGAAGGGGGACGGGACTGGCATAGAGGGAGAGGGCCTGCTTTTTATTTACCTTGGTTGCAGCCAGCAGCTTCCAAAAGAGAGCCCTTCTCAGGAGTGGAAGCTGTTATGGCTCCAGACTACCCTGAATTCTGTGTCACCTGTACCCAAGATGTTTCCTAGATACAAGCAGATCAAATGTATAAAGGATAAATACTCAACCAAGTCTCCTATTGATGGACCTTGAGGTGGTTTCTAGTCTATTAAAgagcagttctttgcatcactcCCTGCTTAAAACCCACTGGCTCCCAGTGCATTTATAATAAAATCTAAGCTCTTTACTCGGGCTTACAAGGCCCTACATGATGTGGCAACTGCCCACCTTTCCCTTCTCATCTCATGCTATTCTTCCCCTTGTCCACTTTGCTACCAtggtctttttttctgttcctggaACATACTAAATGTGTCTATCGTAGGGCCTTTGTTCTTGCTCTTCCCTCTTCCTGAGCTCTCTTTTTCCCCTAGCTCTTTGCATGTCTTTAATTTCAAGCTAAATTAGACATGACAGATTTTCACTTCATATCTTAATTAAAATGCCATCCCTCAAATAATCCTCTTCAGTGCCTTTTCTAAAGCAACCCTTATCTAGCATATCAacctattttatttccattacatcAACTATCACTATCAGAAATTATCTGTTAATTTGTTTCCTTGCATTAATGTACTGCCTGTCTCTTGTCATTACTTCAGAAGATCCAAGAGGGCATGGACTGCCTTTGTTCACGGATGGAGACACAGGGCTTAGAACAATGTCTGGTACTAGTGGGCATTTAGCTACAGGATAAATTCCCAGAGATAGAATTTCTGCATCAAATGGTTGTACTCATTTCTATTTCTACCTAGATTAGTTTTGCAagtgctgccataacaaaataccgtagactaggtggcttaaacaacagaaatgtattgccaggaagctggaagtccaagataaGCTGTTGGCTCCTTCTAAGGGTCATGAGGGAAGGATCTGTTCctggtctctctccttggcttttaGACGGTGTCTTTTCCTTGTGTCTTCACATCGTCTTCCCTcctctgtgtccagatttccttTTTATGAGGACATGAGTTTTATTGGATTAGGAttcaccctaatgacctcattttagctTAGTTACTTCTTTAAAGACCCTCTCCCCCAATAGAGCCCTAATCTGAGGTGACTGGGggttcaatatatgaattttagaggaaatgtaAGTTGAAATCAGTCATCGTtagaatggggggggggggggtttgtttttaaaacttccttttaaatttttatatttatctttgtgatcacatttctttttctccaggaaACACTGACTGGAAAGTATGGAGAAGACTCTAAGCTTATCTATGACCTGAAGGACCAGGGTGGGGAGCTGCTCTCTCTTCGATATGACCTCACTGTATCTTTTTAAACTTTGGATTGATTGGCCCTCACTGGGCTGGGGCTTTTTCTAGCCTCAGGTTTGAGGGCAGCTAGACATAGGTGGGATCAAATATAATCTTGCAGTCAGGGAAATTCTTTCTCTAAAGCAGGAACTGGACTTTGGCTAAACAGAGCATAGCTAGCCTTAGAAGACTTCTGAAATCCTGAGTGAGATCTCAGCTTTATGTCAGGGTCCAGTTCTGACTCTGGCAGCAATCCCCTGGCTTCAGAATACATCTCCTTTGTCCTGTCTAATGGACGGTGTTCTCCTTAATTGACCAAAAGCCTGTTTCCTTTATCTCCAAGCTATATCAGAGAATCATCTGCTTAGACATCGCTGAATAGGGCCTCCTTTCTGCTCCCCGGCCAATCCACCCACCCCTCTGCTGTGCTTACCACGGCCCCAAAAGAAAAGagctttaatattttttgagacTTCAGCTGCCCCTGTGGTAACAGAGTTGATTCTTGCTGATGTTCAGAAATGCTGTTAATCTTACAAGTGGTAGTTTTAACCCACACAGGGTGGAGTTAGACCCCAGCTTGGTGAGAATCATCAACTTCCAGACTGTGATAAGTGAGCCATTCTTCTTAACTTTGTCATTAGGTTCCTTTTGCTCGATACTTGGCAATGAATAAACTGACCAACATTAAACGCTACCACATAGCAAAAGTATATCGGCGGGATAACCCAGCCATGACCCGAGGCCGATATCGGGAATTCTACCAATGTGTGAGTATGGGGGCAGGCTGGGTAAGGCAGCAGTCCCTCAAGCTAGTAGAACCTATTGAGTACTCATGGTGTCCTAAACAAACTAGATGCCCCAGATAATGCTAACCCTAAGATTTCTTTAGTATTTTCACATACAGGACAGGGGTTATTctcctcattttacatatgagtaAACTTGAGGCTCAGGAAGATGAAGAGACTATAGGGATAAGAAAGGCAAAGTTAGGACTAGAAGTCTTGGTCCAGTGCTCTTTATATTAAACCACAGTGATAGGATGACAGCAAAGGATGAGGAAATTGGATTTGAGGTACTGTCATCCAGAATGGTGGCAGAGCTTctaaatgaagagagaaaatgacTGAGGCCAGGTAACTCCCCCGACAACAGTGGAAGGAAATAAGGACAAATATTGAAAGGAATAGCCCAGTAGATAGGAAGAAAACCAAGCCTGGTAAAGAGACCCAGGAAGGCTGGGGTTTTCCTCTGGGCTGACAgtcagacagaaaatgaagaacgtGGCCTGCATGTGAGTGCAGTGAGGCCTCCTTCACGGAAAGCAGAGCTCCCAGGAGCCCTCCCTCAAGGCCCTTGGGGACCCCTAACTACACCTCTCCCCACAGGATTTTGACATTGCTGGGCAGTTTGACCCCATGCTTCCTGatgcagagtgcctgaagatcatGTGTGAGATCCTGAGTTCACTCCAGATTGGCGACTTCCTGGTCAAGGTCAGAGCTAAATGGAGCTGCGGGGGGGCAAAGCTGGGCCTGGCCTCTCCCAGGGGAAGGTCCTGGTTCAGAGGCAACAGGAGCCTAAGCATCCAGCACTGTAAAGGGCCATGTAAAGAGATTCCTTATCACTGTGCCTTGGGTCACTGTAGGTGAATGATCGGCGCATCTTAGATGGGATGTTTGCCGTCTGTGGTGTTCCAGACAGCAAGTTCCGCACCATCTGCTCCTCAGTGGACAAGCTGGACAAGGTAACCACCAAACACTTGACTGTTCTTTTCCCAGGTCCAACCTTGCCCTGAGATATGGAAAAGATTAGGAGAGAGAGGGTCCTGCCTCTATGCCCACAGAGGAAGATTAGCTCCAGGATATACGTTGACAGGCAGCTTCTGCTCAAGACACCCCCTGAAGAGGGCTTATACTTGTTCTGTCCTGGGGAAGCTGTCCAGGGTTCCCTGACCCGTATCTGTCTGCCCAGGTATCTTGGGAGGAAGTAAAGAATGAGATGGTAGGAGAGAAGGGCCTGGCACCTGAGGTGGCTGACCGCATTGGGGACTACGTCCAGCAGCATGGTGAGAAACAAAGCCTGCCTCCCAAGCAGCCATCCCACTGCCCTCATGCTAAAGCCGAAATTCCTTTTTGTATGTGTACATGcataggagaaagagagaggagtgtgtaagtgtgtatgcatacatgtatctttttcttcttgtcaGTCTGGTTCACAGATCTATCTCCCCAGGTGGAGTATCCCTGGTGGAACAGCTGCTCCAGGATCCTAAACTGTCCCAGAACAAGCAGGCCCTCGAGGGCCTGGGAGACCTGAAGCTGCTATTTGAGTATCTGACCTTGTTTGGCATTGCTGACAAGGTGAGTCAGGTTGGGATAGGAGCCTCAGCTGAGCTCTGGGGCTGAAGGCTGGCCCTTGAGCCTCATCTGATACTGACCATATTCTTGTCCCCCCAGATCTCCTTCGACCTGAGCCTTGCTCGAGGACTGGACTACTATACCGGTGTGATCTATGAGGCGGTGCTGCTACAGCCCCCAGCCCGAGCAGGGGAAGAACCCCTGGGTGTGGGCAGCGTGGCCGCTGGAGGGCGCTATGATGGGCTGGTGGGCATGTTTGATCCCAAAGGGCGCAAGGTGCCCTGTGTGGGGCTCAGCATTGGAGTAGAGCGGATCTTTTCCATCGTGGAGCAGAGGCTGGAGGTAGGGCTTGGGGCTGGGTGGAGGAAATTCTGGGTAGCTGGTGACACCTGAGCTATCTTCTTTGATATCTAAGGAGGAAGTAGTACTGCACTGGTCAAGGAGCATCTTTGCAAAGAAAGGGAGAAGACAATTGCTGTCCTTCAGACTCTCACCCTAATATAGGCCAGCTTGATGGATCTTTAATCATTCTTTCTTCACAAAATCCTTTGCTCTGGGTCCCTACTTTGCTCAGAGCTGTCAGAAATCCAGGCCAATATATCTAAAGACCTGGATCTTTCTCATAATACAGAACACTTAATATTTTACTCCTCTGTGCTTGGGCACTGTGCTTCATGCTTTTCAtgcactgtttaaaaaacttcTTAAACAGCCTTCTGAGGATAGTAGTAGTAGTTTAGTcgcgaagtcatgtctgactcttgtgaccctatggactgtggcctcccaggctcctctgaccatgggattctccaggcaagaatactggagtgggttgccatttccttctccaggagatcttcccaacccaggaatcaaacccaggtctcctagattgcaggcagattctttaccaacagctatgagggaagcccaagaaggtagctacttttattatttacatttttcagacaaggaaactgaagattatagataaaataatttGCCAAAGGTTTAAGTGGCACAGTCAGAATTTGAATGCAGGCAGTCTAACTCCAGTCTTGCTCCCAGTCACTCTGATACTATCTCTAAGTGGGAAGCATGTATCTGAGGCTCTGGGATCCTTGAGATGGCTATCTTGACTCTCCAGCACCTACAGTAATGTGAGGAAAGCCCTCTGTGGCCTCAGGCCCACTTCTGTTGCTACTGTTTTTGGGTAACCTTCCCACTGCTCCCATCCTTTTCTTGAGGTCACTGTTTTCCAATTGACGTTCCAACGGGCAGCTTATATTGTAAGAACAATAGAAATAGTTTTCCATAAAAAGTAacaggcagcagcagcattctttctCCCCTCCATCCACACCCCTCCTATGGCTTTAGTGTAAGAGACAGTCTCTTGACTGTCAGTACTTGAACTGCTAGGGGTGATTGGATTGCCTGTGTGAGTGCAGAATATCACTTCCTTATGATGGATCCACAAGATAGTAGATGGAGATAAGCTTGTTCATAAACTGTACATAAGCTacctttgtgtgtgctcagtcactcagttatgtccaactctttgcgagcccatggactgtagcctgccagacttcacagtccatggaattttccaggcaagaatactggagtgggttgccatttcctttaaaaGCTACCTTTACCCTCCATTATTTATTCTGGGAAGTCATATGCATAAGCCACTCAGTTCATTTCTTATTCTTCTAAGAGCTAATTTTTGCCCAATTGCTAGATGAGAAAAGACTAGCCTGCCCTGATGGAGTTGGGGCCTGCTCTCAGAATACTGACAAGAGCCTGCTCTGTTTGCTCACTGAAGGTGTTGTAAAGGTTAGCTCAGCTCTTTCTTAACTCTTTTCTAGGCCTTGGAGGAGAAGGTACGGACCACAGAGACACAGGTGCTTGTGGCATCTGCACAGAAGAAGCTGCTGGAAGAGAGACTGAAGCTCGTCTCAGAGTTATGGGATGCTGGGATCAAGGTAGAAGAGGCAAGCCCCTCGGTGGCAGCACATTTGGGAATGCTGAACACACACGAAATAAAAGCTTGTCCATAGTGGCCCCGCCATTCCTATGATTTCTTGGGGTGAAGATCAGAGCGAGGGGCCCCAAGAAGGTTGTCCCTGAGGATTGCAGAAGCcagctttttttcttccctggttCCCTGCAGGCAGAACTGCTCTACAAAAAGAACCCCAAGTTACTGAATCAGCTGCAGTACTGTGAGGAGACAGGCATCCCACTGGTGGCCATCATTGGTGAGCAAGAGCTCAAGGATGGGGTCATCAAGCTGCGCTCAGTGGCCAGCAGGGAAGAGGTAAGTAGGTGGGCAGGAAGGGGGAGGGACACGGAATGAATGCCATTTCTGGATGCGGCGGCCCATTCAAGACCTGACCAAAAGCCTGGCATTCACAGTAGCCCCTTAAAGGACTGAGGCGGTAGCATGATACTATGCTTATGGTCTCCATCCCCACATACCCTGTGTCTCTCTGGCTTCCCCAGGAAGCACTGTCTCCCCTGACGTGTTTGATTGGGTTCCTGCTCCCAGCGGAGCCAGGCCTGATGACTAGAGGAAGACATGGGCACTCAGCAGTGGAACACAAGATGCTCATACCACCTTGTCCTTCCTTCTTGGCCAGGTGGACGTCCGAAGAGAAGACCTTGTGGAGGAAATCAAAAGGAGAACAAGCCAGCCGCTTTGCATCTGCTGAGTTGAGCAAACTATCAGAAGAAAGTGGGACTGACACTATTTAAGGCTAAGATAAGACTCTGCATACCTACTTCAACAGCTTTGCACATTTCTGTCCCAACAGGAAGACCTTAAAAGTGGTCAGAACagagacttttttatttttattatgattattttatttgtaatcacAGACAAAAATGGCCAGGTACTATACCATTTATCCATATGGCTCTGGGGGCTTAGTAGCCCTGCCTGTGTCCCTGGGCTACAGGGACCTGGAGCAAGATGGTCTCTTCTGCAGAGCCCTACAACCAGGTAGAGGGAACGCTCCCCACAACCAGCCTTGGAAGGTCCAATAAAATGCCTCAATCACTGGAGCCTGCCTGTGTCACTGCCTGCCGCCTAGCCCTGCGTTCCTGGTCAGAGTCTGGGTCTCCCACTGCGACCACTTCAGCGGTAGAAAATGGGGAGAGACACTTAACAGTAGCCCCCATGGGCTCTTCTGCAGGGTGGAGGGTGTCCCGGACGTTCTCACCTGTATGTAGCCTCCATCCTGCCAGTCTGCAAGCCATTTTTGAAGAGGTGGAGCTGTCTGCAGACCCACTCGCTAGCGTCTAGCGTTCACCTGCGGGTGCGAGGTTCGAGCGGCGCAAGTTCGGCGGATACCCCACCCCCTTGGTGGGCGGGGTCGTGCTCAGAGCCAATGAGAGCTTGGGGGGTAGTGGGGTAGGGAAGCTTCCAGATAGGCGGATAAGGAGAAGGTTATAAAGGGGGTACGAGTGAGCCCGCTGGGAAGCCATGCAGTCCAAACGCGAATGTGAGGTAAGTGGTTGGCTACCAGAGAGTCCATGAACCCTGGGCATCACTGGCGAGACGGGGACGGGCGCGGCAGTCCGCCATTCCAACCCACCCTTTTCCCCTCAGCTGTGGTGTGAGAGGGTGAATCCCGAAAACAAGGCGGCGTTGGAGGCGTGGGTCAGGGAGACGGGCATCCGGCTGGTGCAGGTGAACGGTCAGAGAAAGTATGGCGGGCCACCCCCAGGTAAGGTCTTCCCAGCCGTATGCCTGGTAGGGGGCTAAGCCAGCCTCTACGGCCCCGACTCGCCGCGTtcaggggagggaggggcctACCCCGAGGCTCCACTCGGAGTTGAGTCGGAAACCCCAAGCTACCCGttacacccccccacccccgcccaagCAGATGAAATTTATAATCTGTGCCTTCCCACCCACCCGCCCCCTCGAGGAAGGGAGCAAGTCTAGTCTTAAGATGCCAGTCCCATTGGTAATTCAGTCACTCGATTATGCCGACGACCCGGAGGATTACGGGTGTTTTACCCATTTCACAAACGTGTGCACACGTACTCCCTCACGCGCTTGGTCCCTGGACCCCGACCCAAGAACTATCCGGTTGGATGACGGtgcccttccccaccctcttctcccagGATGGGTGGGCAGCCCGCCGCCGGCCGGGTCGGAGGTGTTTATCGGGCGGCTGCCCCAGGACGTGTACGAGCACCAGCTGATTCCCCTGTTCCAGCGCGTGGGCCGCCTCTACGAGTTTCGTCTGATGATGACCTTCAGCGGCCTGAACCGCGGCTTCGCTTACGCCCGCTACAGCTCGCGGCGCGGCGCCCAGGCCGCCATCGCCACGCTGCACAACCACCTGCTGCGGCCGTCCTGCCCGCTGCTCGTGTGCCGCAGCACCGAGAAGTGCGAGCTGAGCGTGGACGGGCTGCCGTCGGGCCTGAGCCACCGCGCGCTGCTCCGCGCGCTGCAGCCGCTGGGACCCGGCCTGCAGGAGGCGCTGCTGCTGCCCAGCCCCGGGCCGACGCCCGCACAGATCGCACTGCTCAAGTTCAGCTCACACCGGGCCGCAGCCATGGCCAAAAAGGCCCTGGTGGAAGGTAGGACTCGAGACTGCGGGGGACCGCTTGGTTGGGAGCAAACACTTTATGCCGGGCACTTGACCTCTACCATCAGCATAGTTCAACAAAGCGGGTTAAAGCTGCTAGAGCTTACGGTCAAATTTGAGACAGACTATTTGACCTCACgtttttatattttcactggTCCTACCAGCTATCAGTGACCTAAACCTAACACTTTGCATGCATTATCTCCTGACTTAACCCTCCTCACCGTAATGAAACAAAACGTCGGCCCTCTTGAGACTGGACACTGGTTTAATAAAAATTGACTTGCCAGAGGCAATCAACTGAGCTTACCTTTTACACATTGTAGAACCTGCTTCCTGAGACTAATTAAACAGCTTTTAGCACATTCTTTTGTTCTTGGCAAGTTCTTGGCAGGTATTCATGGTAAAGTTTAGCTATTATGATGGTTATGAGGTAGGCAAAGCCTGCCATCAACCAGTACCCCAAGGGAACTTAGAAGGTAGCGGTTATTAGGTCCCTTTGTAAATAAACACAGTGAAGCCTGGAGAAGTTATTTAACTTTAAGTTGCCTGGggtcacaggcttccctggtggctcaggggtataagaatccaactgccaatgtgggagacacaagagacaggagtttgatccctggttcagcaagatcccctggaggaggaaatgaccaccactccagtactgcctgggaaatcccttggacagaggagcctgctggactacagtcagtggggttgcaaagaaccagacacaaccaagcatacacacatgcacacttggGTAACACCACCAGGAAATGGGAAGGTTAGAAATTAAATAGACTTACGTgactccaagggcttccctggtggctcagacagtaaagaatctgcctgaagtgcaggagacccaggttctattcctggg
Proteins encoded:
- the DND1 gene encoding dead end protein homolog 1, translated to MQSKRECELWCERVNPENKAALEAWVRETGIRLVQVNGQRKYGGPPPGWVGSPPPAGSEVFIGRLPQDVYEHQLIPLFQRVGRLYEFRLMMTFSGLNRGFAYARYSSRRGAQAAIATLHNHLLRPSCPLLVCRSTEKCELSVDGLPSGLSHRALLRALQPLGPGLQEALLLPSPGPTPAQIALLKFSSHRAAAMAKKALVEGQSHLCGEHVAVEWLKPDLKQRLRQQLMGTSLQCLQPEGSQLALARDQGLEFQGSQVALQLLCQRMKLGSPVFLTKCLGTSPAGWHRFWYQVVIPGHPVPFSGLIWVVLTPDGQDGHEVAKDAVSARLLEAMSESRASLLWSTGAEAGGTMVQQ
- the HARS1 gene encoding histidine--tRNA ligase, cytoplasmic, with protein sequence MADRAALEDLVRVQGERVRGLKQQKASAEQIEEEVAKLLKLKAQLGPDEGKPKFVLKTPKGTRDYNPRQMAVREKVFDVIISCFKRHGAEVIDTPVFELKETLTGKYGEDSKLIYDLKDQGGELLSLRYDLTVPFARYLAMNKLTNIKRYHIAKVYRRDNPAMTRGRYREFYQCDFDIAGQFDPMLPDAECLKIMCEILSSLQIGDFLVKVNDRRILDGMFAVCGVPDSKFRTICSSVDKLDKVSWEEVKNEMVGEKGLAPEVADRIGDYVQQHGGVSLVEQLLQDPKLSQNKQALEGLGDLKLLFEYLTLFGIADKISFDLSLARGLDYYTGVIYEAVLLQPPARAGEEPLGVGSVAAGGRYDGLVGMFDPKGRKVPCVGLSIGVERIFSIVEQRLEALEEKVRTTETQVLVASAQKKLLEERLKLVSELWDAGIKAELLYKKNPKLLNQLQYCEETGIPLVAIIGEQELKDGVIKLRSVASREEVDVRREDLVEEIKRRTSQPLCIC